Proteins co-encoded in one Seriola aureovittata isolate HTS-2021-v1 ecotype China chromosome 1, ASM2101889v1, whole genome shotgun sequence genomic window:
- the nudt19 gene encoding nucleoside diphosphate-linked moiety X motif 19 has translation MNTTLKHWKEAATLILAAGQRLGADSLSSRTPLTAASGSPPGSSYERSHLPHRSSFDYDVLLLKRSSKSGFMPNAYVFPGGMVDSSDFSSEWLDIFKSFRNSPSFGLRSVKQPAETRPPIFATDRLKLGSPIPGEVAFRICALRETFEESGVLLVVSKLEEKSLLKSIEDRCATDPALHYKVNELGSSELTRWRALVNQNPSNFIRMCRELEVLPNIWALQEWGNWLTPAGRYGVTRFDTAFFMCCLQDTPHTLHDEKEIVRFQWSTPSEVLQSYQAQELWIAPPQFYELSRMCRFPVLNDLHNFASQRATEGCEQWLPVVFSKDEHYISLLPGDKLYPLDTSGKTQVDTSTDSQLEDPQDDSALHRIVILNPYTTSLQITITPRYNHLLPVVEPALSHDSKSQL, from the exons ATGAACACCACTCTGAAGCACTGGAAGGAGGCGGCCACTCTCATTTTAGCCGCAGGCCAGAGGCTCGGCGCGGACAGTTTATCGTCAAGGACGCCGCTGACAGCCGCTTCAGGCTCACCGCCGGGCAGCAGCTATGAGCGGTCACACCTGCCGCACAGGTCTTCCTTTGATTACGACGTTTTGTTGCTAAAACGAAGCAGTAAAAGTGGATTCATGCCCAATGCGTATGTGTTTCCCGGGGGTATGGTGGACTCTTCGGACTTTTCGAGTGAATGGCTGGACATTTTCAAATCTTTCAGGAACTCTCCCAGTTTTGGTTTGAGAAGTGTCAAGCAACCGGCGGAGACCAGACCTCCAATCTTCGCCACAGACCGACTGAAACTGGGCTCTCCTATCCCGGGAGAGGTTGCCTTCAGGATCTGCGCCCTGAGAGAGACGTTTGAGGAGTCCGGCGTGCTGTTGGTTGTTTCTAAACTGGAGGAGAAAAGTTTGTTAAAAAGCATAGAGGACAGGTGTGCCACTGATCCAGCGCTACATTATAAAGTGAACGAGCTGGGCAGTAGTGAACTCACCAGGTGGAGGGCTCTGGTGAACCAAAACCCCTCCAACTTCATCAGGATGTGCAGAGAGTTGGAGGTGTTGCCCAACATCTGGGCTTTACAGGAATGGGGTAACTGGCTGACTCCCGCGGGCCGGTACGGTGTGACGAGGTTTGATACAGCTTTCTTCATGTGCTGCCTGCAGGACACCCCGCACACACTGCATGATGAAAAGGAAATAGTGCGCTTTCAG tggtcCACACCCTCAGAGGTCCTGCAGAGCTACCAGGCACAGGAGCTGTGGATTGCCCCTCCGCAGTTCTATGAGCTCAGCCGCATGTGCCGCTTCCCCGTGTTAAATGACCTCCACAACTTTGCCAGCCAGCGAGCAACAGAGGGCTGCGAGCAGTGGCTGCCTGTTGTTTTCTCAAAAGATGAGCACTACATATCACTGCTTCCAG GAGACAAACTTTACCCATTGGACACTTCAGGAAAGACTCAAGTGGATACAAGCACAGACTCACAGCTGGAGGATCCTCAGGATGATTCAGCACTGCACCGTATAGTGATCTTAAATCCATATACTACAAGTCTACAGATCACCATCACACCCAGGTACAACCACCTGCTTCCAGTTGTCGAACCAGCCTTGTCACATGATTCAAAAAGTCAGCTTTGA
- the si:ch73-167i17.6 gene encoding regulator of G-protein signaling 9-binding protein, whose translation MGKEECKTMLDALNKVTACYRHLVIALGSTSDSQNLREELKRTRKKAQELAVANRTKLTSLLKDKSISKEDRAEYERLWVLFSSSMELLEVDMKRSLEIGQDFPLKVPTRHLIQTGMTGSTSTVAARAMSVQNMKYEADSNIDTADLRDLQSEISQVSQMMEEMEMKVQVAPWAVEAKQEAGAELKSNMSVGNSSVGVISICEEEPKEEESGGSRGSGFASICAVFMFFVILTVAVVLGYLVINMS comes from the coding sequence ATGGGGAAAGAGGAGTGCAAAACAATGCTGGACGCTTTGAACAAAGTGACCGCCTGCTACAGGCATTTGGTCATCGCGCTGGGAAGCACCTCGGACTCGCAGAACCTGCgagaggagctgaagaggacCCGCAAAAAGGCCCAGGAGCTGGCCGTGGCCAACAGGACTAAACTGACCTCTCTGCTCAAAGACAAGTCCATCAGCAAAGAGGACCGGGCTGAGTACGAGCGCCTATGGGTGCTGTTCTCGAGCAGCATGGAGCTCCTGGAGGTGGACATGAAAAGGTCCCTGGAGATAGGGCAGGATTTCCCCCTCAAGGTGCCAACGAGACACCTCATCCAGACGGGGATGACCGGCAGCACCAGCACCGTAGCGGCCCGGGCCATGAGCGTGCAGAACATGAAGTACGAGGCGGACAGCAACATCGACACGGCGGACCTCAGGGACCTGCAGTCCGAGATCTCCCAGGTGAGCCAGATGATGGAGGAAATGGAGATGAAGGTGCAGGTGGCGCCGTGGGCCGTCGAGGCGAAGCAGGAGGCAGGAGCGGAGCTCAAGTCCAACATGAGCGTCGGAAATTCCTCCGTGGGTGTCATCTCCATCTGCGAAGAGGAGccaaaagaagaggaaagtggAGGCAGCAGGGGTTCTGGGTTTGCATCTATATGCGCTGTGTTTATGTTCTTTGTCATCCTTACTGTCGCCGTGGTTCTAGGATATTTGGTCATCAATATGTCCTGA
- the slc7a9 gene encoding b(0,+)-type amino acid transporter 1, with the protein MGTSHQRSVFTLREPQVFICIRHSCFPSFNLAQYHLRVHIPVPWLKKKKKAFKVYGASLRWFLSQLYQTEMDEDSVRRRKESQNGCTGYSVDSNTKDKQPVKATVLQKDVGLLSGICLIVGTMIGSGIFISPKAVLLYSGAVGPCLLIWAACGVLATLGALCYAELGTMITKSGGEYPYLMEAFGSLVAYLYSWTTVMVLKPSSFAIITLSFAEYASTPFYPGCTPPLVVTKSLSAAAILLIVAVNCLSVRLANYVQNFFTAAKLFIIIVIVGAGIVLLAQGNTETLSNAFDGTTSSVGAIGLAFYNGLWAYDGWNQLNFITEELRDPFRNLPLAILIGIPLVSVCYVLVNVAYFTVMTTSELLLSPAVAVTFGDRVLYPLSWIVPLFVVFSTFGSANGSCFTAGRLAYVSGREGHMVKILSYISLKRYTPLPALIFNGVLAILYIIPADINTLINYFSFAQWAFYGLTALALIVMRYTRKELHRPVKVPIVIAGLMVLVSCYLVLAPIIDKPELEYLYCTIFIFSGLLLYYPFVHLKVNWARKLMRPITMHLQLLMEVVPPETAE; encoded by the exons ATGGGAACCTCCCACCAGAGGAGTGTGTTCACTCTCAGGGAGCCTCAGGTTTTCATTTGCATCAGACATTCCTGCTTTCCTTCATTTAACTTGGCTCAGTATCATCTGAGGGTTCATATCCCCGTAccttggttaaaaaaaaaaaaaaaagcattcaaGGTCTATGGAGCTTCACTGAGGTGGTTTTTGTCCCAGTTATAT CAAACAGAAATGGACGAAGACAGCGTTAGGAGGAGGAAGGAGTCGCAGAATGGGTGCACTGGCTACAGTGTGGACTCTAACACCAAAGACAAACAGCCTGTGAAGGCCACTGTGCTTCAAAAAgat GTTGGTCTGCTGAGTGGCATCTGTCTGATTGTGGGGACTATGATCGGCTCGGGTATCTTCATTTCTCCGAAGGCTGTTCTGCTGTACTCTGGAGCTGTGGGACCCTGCCTCCTCATCTGGGCTGCCTGTGGCGTGTTAGCCACTCTGG GAGCACTGTGCTACGCTGAGCTTGGCACCATGATCACCAAATCAGGGGGAGAGTACCCATATCTAATGGAGGCTTTTGGTTCCCTTGTGGCCTACCTTTACTCCTGGACCACAGTCATGGTGTTGAAGCCCTCCTCCTTCGCCATCATCACACTGAGCTTTGCAGAATACGCCTCCACTCCTTTCTACCCCGGCTGTACCCCTCCTCTTGTTGTTACCAAGAGCTTATCAGCAGcagctatat tgttAATCGTCGCAGTCAACTGTTTGAGTGTCAGACTGGCAAACTATGTGCAGAACTTCTTCACTGCAGCCAaacttttcattattattgtcataGTGGGAGCTGGCATTGTTCTCTTGGCTCAAG gAAACACTGAGACTTTGTCAAATGCATTTGATGGAACAACATCGTCTGTTGGAGCGATTGGACTTGCGTTTTATAATGGGCTGTGGGCTTATGACGGATG gaaTCAACTGAATTTTATCACGGAGGAGCTGAGAGACCCATTCAG GAACTTGCCACTGGCCATCCTCATTGGGATCCCCTTGGTTTCTGTGTGCTATGTGTTGGTCAACGTTGCTTACTTCACTGTGATGACCACCAGTGAACTCCtgttgtctccagctgtggctgTG ACTTTCGGTGACAGAGTCCTTTACCCTCTGTCTTGGATCGTTCCACTCTTTGTTGTCTTCTCCACATTTGGTTCTGCCAATGGAAGCTGCTTCACTGCTGGCAG ACTGGCCTATGTATCTGGCAGAGAGGGTCACATGGTGAAAATCTTATCTTATATTAGTCTAAAGCGCTACACCCCATTGCCTGCTCTCATATTCAAC ggTGTTTTGgctattttatatattatcCCAGCAGACATAAACACCCTCATTAACTACTTCAGCTTTGCTCAGTGGGCGTTTTATGGTTTGACAGCACTGGCTCTCATAGTCATGCGTTACACAAGGAAGGAGCTCCACAGACCAGTGAAG GTGCCGATTGTCATAGCAGGCCTAATGGTGCTGGTGTCATGCTACTTAGTCCTGGCCCCCATCATTGATAAGCCAGAGCTGGAGTACCTCTACTGCACTATCTTCATCTTCAGCGGACTTCTCCTCTACTACCCTTTCGTCCACCTGAAGGTCAACTGGGCACGCAAACTCATGA GGCCCATTACTATGCATCTCCAGTTGCTGATGGAAGTAGTTCCTCCTGAGACAGCTGAATGA